One Deltaproteobacteria bacterium DNA segment encodes these proteins:
- a CDS encoding dual specificity protein phosphatase family protein, which translates to MKIFTELRRLYYHFRYQGFRKGILAAYDKLVRWRTGGPWMKFAVLSDKLWIGGQPRGRGIKSLVNNGVTAVINMRSEYDYAKKAHLHKLKYLQLPTDDNGAPEIRDIETGVNFITEELENGGRVYIHCWEGIGRSATMAAAYYVSLGKTPEEAWDGIRKVRPFIRPTASQMKRLEEYSQKF; encoded by the coding sequence ATGAAGATTTTTACCGAATTAAGGAGACTTTACTACCACTTCAGGTATCAGGGGTTCCGCAAGGGTATACTCGCTGCGTACGACAAACTGGTTCGATGGCGGACCGGCGGGCCCTGGATGAAATTCGCCGTACTCTCGGACAAGCTCTGGATAGGAGGGCAGCCCAGAGGGAGGGGTATAAAGTCGCTTGTCAATAACGGGGTTACAGCCGTGATAAACATGAGAAGCGAATATGACTACGCAAAAAAAGCCCATTTGCACAAGCTCAAATATCTCCAGCTTCCGACGGACGATAACGGCGCGCCCGAGATCCGGGACATCGAGACGGGTGTGAATTTCATAACCGAGGAACTCGAAAACGGAGGGAGGGTTTATATACACTGCTGGGAGGGGATTGGAAGGAGCGCAACTATGGCGGCGGCATACTACGTAAGCCTTGGGAAGACACCGGAAGAAGCGTGGGATGGGATAAGGAAGGTCCGCCCGTTCATAAGGCCGACAGCGAGTCAGATGAAGCGTCTCGAGGAATATTCACAAAAGTTCTGA
- a CDS encoding diacylglycerol kinase family protein, protein MTFKHIHVIVNPVSGPDPVPIDMISEKLEASGAACKIRETEPDLSPREQARAAVEDGADLVIAVGGDGTVLKVAEGLIESGVPLGIIPEGTANVFATELGIPANSGEALDLLLEGETVIRSVDTGTVGGESFLLRVGVGLEAAMTVLTEPELKSRFGSLAYIWTAIKLGRKMKHTHYELELDGKRKVVKGVTCVICNSGNLGLPGVQLMPEMDLSDGYLNVVVIKQATLRTVGSIIYHALSGVVSDEKVNGERRCYTLFSCPAKEVTVAPFPEQIAARDGEEIHSGFPLTIGVRHKALLVAVPAR, encoded by the coding sequence ATGACTTTTAAGCACATACACGTAATAGTGAACCCCGTCTCGGGGCCGGACCCGGTTCCAATTGATATGATTAGCGAGAAGCTTGAGGCTTCGGGCGCGGCCTGCAAGATAAGAGAAACAGAGCCGGACTTGAGCCCGCGCGAGCAGGCCCGGGCTGCTGTGGAGGATGGAGCCGATCTAGTGATTGCCGTGGGCGGAGACGGCACGGTTCTCAAGGTGGCGGAGGGTCTGATCGAAAGCGGAGTGCCGCTGGGAATAATACCTGAGGGAACGGCGAACGTATTTGCAACGGAGCTCGGGATTCCGGCCAACAGCGGAGAGGCGCTCGATTTGCTGCTCGAAGGCGAGACAGTTATAAGGAGCGTGGATACAGGGACGGTCGGCGGGGAGAGTTTTTTGCTAAGGGTGGGGGTCGGGCTCGAGGCCGCAATGACTGTGCTCACCGAGCCCGAGCTCAAGAGCCGCTTCGGGAGTCTGGCATATATATGGACGGCTATAAAGCTGGGGAGGAAAATGAAGCATACCCATTATGAACTTGAGCTTGACGGTAAAAGGAAAGTGGTCAAGGGTGTAACATGCGTGATATGCAACTCAGGCAACCTGGGGCTTCCGGGCGTACAGCTCATGCCGGAGATGGACCTTTCGGACGGCTATCTAAACGTAGTGGTCATTAAACAGGCTACTCTCAGAACGGTTGGCTCGATTATATACCATGCTCTTTCGGGCGTCGTCTCCGACGAGAAGGTGAATGGAGAGAGAAGGTGTTATACCCTCTTTAGCTGTCCGGCGAAAGAAGTCACCGTCGCTCCCTTCCCCGAGCAGATAGCGGCCAGGGACGGTGAGGAAATACACTCGGGCTTTCCGCTCACGATAGGGGTGAGGCATAAAGCTCTTCTCGTAGCAGTACCGGCTCGTTAG
- a CDS encoding metallophosphoesterase produces MRTLVIGDIHGNLRALKQVFERADFDPAGDRLISLGDVYDGHPHSAGCVEELLKVKDFVLCMGNHDMHALNWMREGRVNPSPGEEWDEDDLVSIVESYRRPDGALDEGLIQRHAGFLERALPYYIDAGGRLYVHAGIDWEYPVYAQPDKSVYYYDRKTYAEHAVQHEHRGTKFPFRDVFIGHTKTLEDRPDGKPVRRANLWNVDTGAGSYGKLTIMNVETFEYWQSDWGAELRTGEKELSI; encoded by the coding sequence ATGCGGACGCTCGTTATTGGGGACATACACGGGAATTTAAGGGCGCTCAAGCAGGTGTTTGAGCGCGCGGATTTCGACCCGGCCGGAGACAGGCTCATATCTCTGGGAGATGTTTACGACGGACACCCTCACTCCGCCGGGTGTGTGGAGGAGCTGCTTAAGGTGAAGGATTTCGTCCTGTGTATGGGGAACCACGACATGCACGCGCTTAACTGGATGAGGGAGGGGCGGGTAAATCCGAGCCCCGGAGAGGAGTGGGACGAGGACGACCTTGTATCTATCGTAGAATCTTACCGGAGACCTGACGGCGCGCTCGACGAGGGGCTTATTCAGAGGCATGCCGGATTTCTGGAACGCGCCCTGCCTTATTATATAGACGCGGGCGGGAGGCTCTACGTTCATGCGGGGATAGACTGGGAATATCCCGTGTACGCGCAGCCTGACAAGTCCGTCTATTATTACGACAGAAAAACATACGCCGAGCACGCTGTGCAGCACGAGCATCGCGGTACGAAATTTCCATTCCGCGACGTGTTCATCGGACACACTAAAACTCTTGAGGACCGCCCGGACGGGAAGCCCGTAAGGCGCGCGAACCTCTGGAACGTCGATACCGGCGCGGGAAGCTACGGCAAGCTTACCATCATGAACGTCGAGACTTTCGAGTACTGGCAGAGCGACTGGGGAGCCGAGCTTCGTACCGGGGAAAAAGAGCTTAGTATTTAG